A single genomic interval of Adhaeribacter pallidiroseus harbors:
- a CDS encoding DUF4160 domain-containing protein yields MPKLYEYFGLIILFYSNKHEPIHVHGKYQGRESIAEIIFENGEFKEVRVSGVKGKESLHSKNERRLRKLVEHFREDIVQKWVDFFIYNKEVKSEVITKKID; encoded by the coding sequence ATGCCAAAGCTTTACGAATATTTCGGGCTAATCATCTTGTTTTATTCCAATAAACATGAGCCTATACATGTCCACGGCAAGTATCAAGGACGGGAAAGCATAGCCGAGATAATATTCGAGAACGGTGAATTCAAAGAAGTAAGAGTTTCAGGTGTAAAAGGAAAAGAGTCCCTGCATAGTAAGAACGAGAGAAGATTAAGAAAATTGGTTGAGCATTTTAGAGAAGACATTGTGCAGAAATGGGTTGACTTTTTCATATACAACAAAGAAGTGAAATCAGAAGTAATTACTAAAAAGATTGATTAA
- a CDS encoding VOC family protein, translated as MKKVTGIGGIFFKCKDPHRMSEWYKTHLGFDANQYGTSFEWRQATDPSKKGTTQWSPFAETSNYFEPSTKDFMINYRVDNLADLVEQLKKEGVTIVDEIEVFEYGKFVHIIDLEGNKVELWEPSE; from the coding sequence ATGAAAAAAGTAACAGGTATTGGCGGCATCTTTTTTAAATGCAAAGACCCCCATAGAATGAGTGAATGGTACAAAACACATTTAGGTTTTGATGCAAACCAATACGGAACCAGTTTTGAGTGGCGACAAGCCACCGATCCCTCGAAAAAAGGAACTACGCAATGGAGTCCCTTTGCCGAAACAAGTAACTACTTTGAGCCTTCCACCAAAGACTTTATGATAAACTACCGGGTGGATAATTTAGCTGATCTGGTGGAGCAACTTAAAAAGGAAGGCGTAACCATTGTGGATGAAATAGAGGTTTTTGAATACGGTAAATTTGTTCATATTATAGATTTGGAAGGCAACAAGGTAGAGCTCTGGGAGCCCAGTGAATAG
- a CDS encoding cyclic nucleotide-binding domain-containing protein: MVLTITKPQLDLLYRESPIFESLGRILAERSVQAASARAASLASNKPEERYLTLLEQNPTLFQRVPQKYIASMLGISPESLSRIRKRILTPVKS; this comes from the coding sequence TTGGTTTTAACAATTACCAAGCCTCAGCTGGATTTACTTTACCGGGAAAGCCCGATTTTTGAATCTTTAGGCCGGATTCTGGCCGAGAGATCCGTACAGGCAGCCTCCGCCCGGGCTGCTTCGCTGGCTTCTAACAAACCTGAAGAACGCTACCTGACTTTGTTGGAACAAAACCCAACTTTATTTCAGCGCGTGCCGCAGAAATACATTGCCAGTATGCTGGGGATCAGTCCCGAAAGCTTGAGCCGCATTCGGAAAAGAATTTTAACTCCCGTAAAATCTTAA
- a CDS encoding cyclic nucleotide-binding domain-containing protein, protein MPARDLALIDIYFTPVKLRKKACLWKEGDICRFIGFVSKGAIHHFFCKEGEEKTCGISLENAFFTDYDSFYNYLPTISNAQSL, encoded by the coding sequence ATGCCCGCAAGAGACCTGGCCTTAATTGATATTTATTTTACCCCGGTTAAGCTCCGGAAAAAAGCTTGTTTGTGGAAAGAAGGTGATATTTGCCGTTTTATTGGCTTTGTAAGTAAAGGCGCTATCCACCACTTTTTCTGTAAAGAAGGCGAAGAAAAAACCTGCGGCATTTCGCTGGAAAACGCATTCTTTACCGATTATGACAGTTTTTACAACTATCTTCCCACTATCAGTAATGCGCAGTCCTTATAA
- a CDS encoding dihydrofolate reductase family protein, producing MLVGSRNLFIQLINLNLIDEFQICIHPLIEGKGLPLFDKIKDRTIFRLLKTKIFISGANNSQHFKKF from the coding sequence ATTTTAGTTGGCAGTAGGAATTTATTTATTCAGCTCATAAACCTTAATCTGATTGATGAGTTTCAGATTTGTATTCACCCATTGATCGAAGGAAAAGGTTTGCCGTTGTTTGACAAAATAAAAGACAGAACAATTTTTAGACTTTTAAAGACAAAAATCTTTATTTCAGGGGCTAATAACTCTCAACATTTCAAAAAATTTTAA